The following are from one region of the Nicotiana tabacum cultivar K326 chromosome 3, ASM71507v2, whole genome shotgun sequence genome:
- the LOC107820676 gene encoding LOB domain-containing protein 10-like — translation MSSSNSPCAACKFLRRKCTQECVFAPYFPPDQPQKFANVHKVFGASNVAKLLNELNATQREDAVNSLAYEAEYRLRDPVYGCVGLISVLQHKLKQVQDDLLNAKKELATYIGPSAMLPILQHPGYIQQHPNNPSSSTMMPYNMQPMLGLPTGMQQQQQHGAQLMLRDPQQQQQQNHQQVIEAHQFAAAMAAREQQEMLRTYEQQPQQQQHPQFNSGFDSAGPVTATGFHQMSSSVSPSLALGSFDNPYQIQQTQQEHCGQVQIQPHQLLQQQQQQQNHQQQLPQQPQTPQQQQRAKSEEERSIGPSC, via the exons ATGTCCTCGTCCAACTCTCCGTGTGCAGCATGCAAATTCTTGCGTCGAAAATGCACTCAAGAATGTGTTTTTGCACCATACTTCCCACCTGATCAACCTCAGAAATTTGCCAATGTTCACAAGGTTTTTGGGGCTAGTAATGTGGCTAAATTACTCAACGAATTAAACGCTACTCAACGTGAAGATGCTGTAAATTCCCTCGCCTATGAAGCCGAGTATCGCCTTCGTGATCCAGTTTATGGTTGTGTTGGCCTAATTTCGGTACTTCAACATAAGCTCAAGCAAGTCCAAGATGATTTATTGAATGCTAAGAAAGAATTAGCAACTTACATTGGTCCATCAGCAATGTTGCCAATTCTTCAACACCCGGGGTATATACAACAGCATCCGAATAATCCGTCTTCTTCTACCATGATGCCTTATAATATGCAGCCAATGTTGGGATTGCCAACAGggatgcaacaacaacaacaacatggtGCTCAGTTAATGTTGCGTGatcctcaacaacaacaacagcaaaatCATCAGCAAGTTATTGAAGCTCATCAATTTGCGGCAGCGATGGCGGCAAGGGAGCAACAGGAAATGTTGAGAACTTACGAACAACAACCACAACAGCAGCAGCATCCACAATTCAACAGTGGGTTTGATTCTGCAG GCCCAGTAACTGCTACCGGATTTCATCAAATGAGTTCTTCTGTATCACCTTCATTGGCTTTGGGCTCCTTTGACAATCCTTATCAGATTCAGCAAACCCAGCAGGAACATTGCGGACAGGTTCAAATTCAGCCGCATCAATTGCtccaacaacaacagcagcagcagaatCATCAGCAGCAGCTACCGCAACAGCCACAGACACCACAGCAGCAACAGAGAGCCAAAAGTGAAGAGGAAAGGAGCATTGGACCTTCTTGTTAA